Proteins from a genomic interval of Stenotrophomonas maltophilia R551-3:
- a CDS encoding TonB-dependent siderophore receptor, which produces MSLTFRNRLPRRALLPAALLSSLALVASPAFAEAAVDASDAKTLDRVSVRAEKSAPPASTTRLPITLQETPQSATAISLKRLQDESLFSINDVMRNVTGVSVSFYDTQRPLYYARGFAITDFQVDGIPTYSGSTNQEYDTAFYDRIEVIRGANGLLSGAGVPSATVNLLRKRPGKEFDASFSVSAGSWDYRRMEADVTAPLTADGRFRSRVVAAYTDRGLYYDRYDENKMAGMAVLEGDVTDSTTITLGYQSQDNNPTGSTWGTVPFFDNQGNFAHLPRSTNLSPKWSYWKRESNTAFANLEQRFGDNWLLKINTAYTRGNVQNVRLYGTGSPDPVTGSGIYLRAAAGDSKDTRRNVDAYLTGSFPLFGRDHDVTLGAQWSDLEGTTNTLALNFPTDWARCGSDRCYYIPNVYSWNGDISEVTYRRTGARRVAKTTQSGVYLATRLRLADPLSLIAGARLSRWETLSRSYNAAGAYTGTSGAYKVSDEVTPYVGLVYDITPNVSAYASYTEIFNPQNFKDRNENLLAPVQGSNLEAGIKTQWFDGRLTANAAVFEAKQDNYAVRDMGVPEGSLSDGTSAYVGVNGTKARGWEMDVNGEILPGWTVNAGYTHVKVTRAATDLLYANPPKDLLQLNTQLQLRGALERLSIGGGLQWQSKVQGYNITYPLGGTVTVNQPAYMLVQFNANYRISDSWTATLSVRNALDKTYWANLDYNNFGEPRFVAASLRWKF; this is translated from the coding sequence GCCTGCCGATCACCCTGCAGGAAACCCCGCAGTCGGCCACCGCGATCAGCCTGAAGCGCCTGCAGGACGAATCGCTGTTCAGCATCAACGACGTGATGCGCAACGTCACCGGCGTCAGCGTGTCCTTCTATGACACCCAGCGCCCGCTGTACTACGCGCGTGGCTTCGCCATCACCGATTTCCAGGTCGATGGCATTCCCACCTACAGCGGTTCGACCAACCAGGAATACGACACCGCCTTCTACGACCGCATCGAAGTGATCCGCGGCGCCAACGGCCTGCTCAGCGGTGCCGGCGTGCCGTCGGCCACGGTCAACCTGCTGCGCAAGCGCCCAGGCAAGGAGTTCGACGCCTCGTTCTCGGTCAGCGCCGGCAGCTGGGACTACCGCCGCATGGAAGCCGACGTGACCGCACCGTTGACCGCCGACGGCCGCTTCCGCAGCCGCGTGGTCGCCGCCTATACCGATCGTGGCCTGTACTACGACCGCTACGATGAGAACAAGATGGCCGGCATGGCGGTGCTCGAAGGCGACGTCACCGACAGCACCACGATCACCCTCGGTTACCAGAGCCAGGACAACAACCCCACCGGCTCGACCTGGGGCACCGTGCCGTTCTTCGACAACCAGGGCAATTTCGCGCACCTGCCGCGCTCGACCAACCTGTCGCCGAAGTGGAGCTACTGGAAGCGCGAGAGCAACACCGCCTTCGCCAATCTGGAACAGCGCTTCGGCGACAACTGGCTGTTGAAGATCAACACCGCCTACACCCGCGGCAACGTGCAGAACGTACGCCTGTACGGCACCGGCAGCCCGGACCCGGTGACCGGCTCGGGCATCTACCTGCGTGCGGCCGCCGGTGATTCCAAGGACACCCGCCGCAATGTCGATGCCTACCTGACCGGCAGTTTCCCGCTGTTCGGCCGCGACCACGACGTGACCCTCGGTGCGCAGTGGTCGGATCTTGAAGGCACCACCAACACGCTTGCACTGAACTTCCCGACCGACTGGGCGCGCTGCGGCAGCGACCGCTGCTACTACATCCCCAACGTGTACAGCTGGAACGGCGATATCTCCGAGGTGACCTACCGCCGCACCGGCGCGCGCCGCGTGGCCAAGACCACGCAGAGTGGCGTCTATCTGGCCACCCGCCTGCGCCTGGCCGATCCGCTGTCGCTGATTGCCGGTGCACGTCTGAGCCGCTGGGAAACTCTCAGCCGCTCGTACAACGCCGCTGGCGCCTACACCGGCACCAGCGGTGCGTACAAGGTCAGCGACGAAGTCACCCCTTACGTCGGCCTGGTCTACGACATCACGCCGAACGTCTCGGCGTATGCCAGCTACACCGAGATCTTCAACCCGCAGAACTTCAAGGACCGCAACGAGAACCTGCTGGCGCCGGTACAGGGCTCGAACCTGGAAGCGGGCATCAAGACGCAGTGGTTCGATGGCCGCCTGACCGCCAATGCCGCCGTGTTCGAAGCCAAGCAGGACAACTACGCGGTGCGTGACATGGGCGTGCCGGAGGGTTCGCTCAGCGATGGCACCTCCGCCTACGTCGGCGTCAACGGCACCAAGGCGCGCGGCTGGGAAATGGACGTCAACGGCGAGATCCTGCCGGGCTGGACGGTCAACGCCGGCTATACCCACGTCAAGGTCACCCGCGCCGCCACCGATCTGCTGTACGCCAACCCGCCCAAGGACCTGCTGCAGCTCAACACGCAGCTGCAGCTGCGCGGCGCGCTGGAGCGCCTGAGCATCGGCGGTGGCCTGCAGTGGCAGAGCAAGGTGCAGGGCTACAACATCACCTACCCGTTGGGTGGCACGGTCACCGTGAACCAACCGGCCTACATGCTGGTGCAGTTCAACGCCAACTACCGCATCAGCGACAGCTGGACCGCAACGCTGAGCGTGCGCAACGCGCTGGACAAGACCTACTGGGCGAACCTGGACTACAACAACTTCGGCGAACCGCGCTTCGTGGCGGCCAGCCTGCGCTGGAAGTTCTGA